The Verrucomicrobium spinosum DSM 4136 = JCM 18804 genome includes a region encoding these proteins:
- a CDS encoding tetratricopeptide repeat protein, producing the protein MKLLPIGYSALAFLACAGLSLAQTAGELITQGVDAQRKGNPDLAITHYTSALAKGLDSRFEAIVLQNRALAWVEKLSWQKAIADADAALKINPSSATAFAVRAEARKGLREIDRAILDYSEAIKLEPGDPIYLNNRGNLFDGQQKWDLALQDFDNALKIQPRYAHALAGRGEARRNLGQYEKALEDFNASIELDPKNPGAYNNRGLTQASLGKREEAQADFNKAIDLLPNFAPAYNNRGFNYASLGRTKDAQTDYNQALKIDPAYTPALNNRAMLRVAEGSLKDAIADFSEIIRLRPDNVHAYNNRAAAYDKAGQPEKALADLDTAIKLAPQDGQTHKNLAIAYVNRGRWDEALKEFTTASSLLPEDVETWNWLGRLLGSHPQSDLRDGAKAVQAATKACELSGWKNADCIDTLGAAHAEAGDFENAKKFAQQALADPNVPAPTRQRMERRLSLYLQGLPYHIPAVPR; encoded by the coding sequence GTGAAGCTGCTTCCCATCGGTTACTCCGCTCTCGCATTCCTTGCCTGTGCTGGCCTCAGCCTCGCCCAGACGGCAGGTGAGTTGATTACTCAAGGCGTTGACGCTCAACGCAAGGGCAATCCAGATCTCGCCATCACCCACTATACCTCAGCCCTGGCCAAGGGCTTGGATTCCCGGTTCGAAGCGATCGTCCTGCAGAATCGTGCTCTCGCCTGGGTGGAAAAGCTCTCCTGGCAAAAAGCCATCGCGGATGCAGACGCCGCTTTAAAAATCAATCCGAGCTCTGCCACCGCTTTTGCCGTTCGCGCTGAGGCACGAAAAGGTTTGCGCGAAATTGACCGGGCCATTCTCGACTACAGCGAAGCCATCAAGCTTGAACCCGGCGACCCCATTTATTTAAACAACCGGGGGAATCTCTTCGACGGACAACAAAAATGGGACCTCGCTCTTCAAGATTTCGACAACGCCCTCAAGATCCAGCCCCGTTACGCCCACGCTTTGGCCGGTCGGGGGGAGGCGCGCCGGAATCTTGGTCAGTATGAGAAGGCCCTGGAAGACTTCAATGCCTCCATTGAACTGGACCCCAAGAACCCGGGCGCGTACAACAATCGCGGACTGACGCAGGCCAGCCTCGGCAAACGTGAGGAAGCCCAAGCTGACTTCAACAAGGCCATCGATCTGCTGCCCAATTTCGCCCCGGCCTACAACAATCGCGGCTTCAACTACGCGAGCTTGGGCCGCACCAAGGACGCTCAAACAGACTACAATCAAGCCCTCAAGATCGACCCCGCCTACACCCCTGCTCTCAACAACCGCGCCATGCTGCGCGTGGCAGAAGGTTCCCTGAAGGACGCCATCGCCGACTTTTCAGAGATCATCCGCCTGCGTCCGGACAATGTTCACGCCTACAACAATCGCGCTGCCGCTTATGACAAGGCGGGCCAGCCGGAAAAGGCCCTCGCCGATCTGGACACCGCCATCAAGCTGGCCCCCCAAGACGGGCAGACTCACAAAAACCTTGCGATCGCCTACGTCAACCGGGGCCGCTGGGACGAAGCACTTAAGGAGTTTACCACTGCTTCCTCTCTCCTTCCCGAAGATGTGGAAACCTGGAACTGGTTGGGCCGCCTGCTTGGCTCCCATCCCCAGAGCGATCTCAGAGATGGAGCCAAGGCCGTCCAGGCAGCGACCAAGGCCTGTGAGTTGAGCGGCTGGAAGAACGCAGATTGCATCGACACGCTCGGAGCCGCGCACGCCGAGGCAGGTGATTTCGAGAACGCGAAAAAGTTCGCCCAACAGGCGCTCGCTGACCCCAATGTGCCAGCCCCCACCCGTCAGAGGATGGAGCGTCGCCTGAGCCTGTACCTGCAGGGGCTGCCCTACCACATCCCCGCAGTTCCACGATAA
- a CDS encoding dihydrodipicolinate synthase family protein produces the protein MTPSHPLHGLVVASHTPFHPDGSLNLGAVELQAAHYLRTGVGTVFLGGTTGECSSLALDERRALALRWSEVAKGTPLKLVVHVGTNCIADARELAAQAETLGAVAISALAPCYFKPRSLEVLIACCAEIAAAAPATPFYYYDIPSMTGVSFPMADFLKLALERIPTLAGLKFTNPDLMAYQICLRAGEEGWDLPFGVDEHMLGALAMGAKGAVGSGFNFAAPVYLRMINAFREGDCEAARLEQFRGVQLIQLFAGLGYMAAAKAAMGFLGVDVGPARLPNANLGAAQQRALRAELEKLGFFDWVRV, from the coding sequence ATGACACCGTCACATCCTCTCCATGGCCTGGTGGTAGCCAGCCACACCCCATTTCACCCGGATGGCAGCCTGAATCTGGGTGCCGTGGAGCTACAGGCGGCCCACTACCTCCGCACCGGCGTGGGTACGGTGTTTCTAGGTGGCACGACGGGGGAATGCAGCTCCCTGGCCTTGGATGAACGGCGGGCTCTGGCCCTGCGCTGGAGTGAGGTGGCAAAGGGGACCCCGCTTAAGCTGGTGGTGCACGTGGGGACCAACTGCATCGCCGATGCCCGCGAGCTGGCCGCTCAGGCGGAGACACTGGGGGCGGTGGCCATATCTGCGCTCGCGCCGTGCTACTTCAAGCCGCGTTCGCTGGAGGTGCTGATCGCCTGCTGCGCAGAGATTGCCGCTGCGGCACCTGCGACACCTTTTTACTACTATGATATCCCCTCCATGACCGGGGTGTCCTTCCCGATGGCGGACTTTCTCAAGCTGGCTCTTGAGCGCATTCCCACTTTGGCGGGCTTGAAATTCACCAATCCGGATCTCATGGCCTACCAGATATGCCTCCGGGCAGGGGAGGAGGGGTGGGATCTGCCTTTTGGCGTGGATGAGCACATGCTGGGCGCCCTGGCAATGGGGGCCAAGGGTGCGGTGGGAAGCGGGTTCAACTTTGCTGCGCCTGTCTATCTCCGGATGATCAATGCCTTCCGGGAGGGAGATTGTGAGGCGGCCCGCCTGGAGCAGTTTCGTGGCGTGCAATTGATTCAGCTCTTCGCTGGCCTGGGGTACATGGCCGCAGCGAAAGCTGCAATGGGCTTTCTTGGCGTTGACGTGGGCCCCGCACGGCTTCCCAACGCAAATCTGGGGGCTGCCCAGCAAAGGGCGTTGAGGGCAGAGCTTGAGAAGCTCGGCTTTTTTGACTGGGTGCGTGTCTGA
- a CDS encoding substrate-binding domain-containing protein, with product MHRLPRRSSLVTQTVEVLREAILAGEWVGVLPGEHELAQRLQVSRVTLRAALTELEQDHWLKGGQGRRREIVASAGRGAGQPTSLRAVVMVSAVPAHQLPAAAVLWMDKLREHLADGGWLLEFQECAAAYRRQPGVALEALRARLRPAAWVLYRSTLEMQRWFAERRLPAVVAGSLHPEIKLASVDVDFAACCRHAAGRLLAAGHQRLAIVRPDTKIAGDLESVVGFEQGAGGPVITVLHQGTVESVLMGLERAFSARNRPTGLFVFHVPHLLTVLGWLHQRGLSVPQEIAVVCRDHDPLLEHMIPVPTCYAPNVDLFARKLSRLVTAHLEGQASAPRTVRIMPTFLKGGTLKI from the coding sequence ATGCACCGTCTTCCCCGCCGATCCTCCCTGGTCACGCAGACCGTAGAGGTATTGCGGGAGGCCATCCTCGCAGGGGAGTGGGTGGGGGTGCTGCCCGGGGAGCATGAACTGGCCCAACGACTGCAGGTGAGCCGGGTGACGCTACGGGCCGCGTTGACGGAACTGGAGCAGGATCATTGGTTGAAAGGAGGGCAGGGGCGGCGCCGGGAGATTGTGGCCTCAGCGGGGAGGGGGGCTGGTCAGCCGACGAGCCTGCGGGCGGTCGTGATGGTGTCTGCTGTGCCTGCCCATCAGCTTCCTGCGGCCGCTGTGCTGTGGATGGACAAACTGCGCGAGCATCTGGCAGATGGGGGCTGGCTGCTGGAGTTCCAAGAATGCGCCGCGGCTTACCGGAGGCAGCCTGGGGTGGCGCTGGAGGCCCTCCGCGCCCGGCTCCGCCCAGCCGCCTGGGTGCTGTACCGATCCACCCTGGAAATGCAGCGTTGGTTTGCGGAGCGTCGTCTTCCTGCGGTGGTGGCGGGATCCCTGCATCCCGAGATAAAACTGGCGTCTGTGGATGTGGACTTTGCCGCATGCTGCCGGCATGCCGCAGGGCGTCTGCTGGCGGCAGGACACCAGCGCCTGGCGATTGTCCGGCCAGATACCAAAATTGCCGGGGATCTGGAAAGCGTGGTGGGTTTCGAGCAGGGGGCGGGAGGTCCAGTGATCACGGTGCTGCATCAAGGCACCGTGGAGAGTGTGCTGATGGGGCTGGAGCGAGCCTTCAGTGCACGAAACCGGCCCACCGGTCTGTTTGTTTTTCACGTGCCTCATCTGCTGACGGTGCTGGGCTGGCTGCATCAGCGCGGCCTGAGCGTGCCCCAGGAGATCGCCGTGGTCTGCCGGGATCATGATCCACTGCTGGAGCACATGATCCCGGTGCCGACCTGCTATGCGCCCAATGTGGATCTGTTCGCCCGCAAGCTCTCACGGTTGGTGACGGCTCATCTGGAGGGGCAGGCGTCGGCTCCCAGGACGGTGCGGATCATGCCGACATTTTTGAAAGGCGGAACCCTGAAAATATAG
- the bcp gene encoding thioredoxin-dependent thiol peroxidase, which produces MTKPLPGTPAPDFTAPIAGGGHASGDEVTLSQLRDKPVVLYFYPKDNTPGCTTQACDVRDSWGRLKKLAHVLGVSVDSIQSHEKFIKKHELPFPIISDEQHQIVNAYGVWVEKSLYGRKYMGTERSTFVIGKDGLIKAVLEKVKPAGHVDQVMAALQGLE; this is translated from the coding sequence ATGACCAAGCCTCTCCCGGGAACCCCTGCTCCTGACTTCACCGCGCCCATCGCAGGCGGTGGCCATGCATCAGGTGATGAGGTCACGCTCAGCCAGTTAAGGGACAAGCCTGTGGTGCTGTATTTTTACCCCAAGGACAACACTCCGGGGTGCACCACGCAGGCGTGTGATGTGAGGGACTCATGGGGACGCCTCAAGAAGCTGGCGCATGTACTGGGTGTGAGCGTGGACAGCATCCAGTCTCATGAGAAGTTCATCAAAAAGCATGAACTGCCTTTTCCCATCATCAGCGACGAGCAGCACCAGATCGTGAACGCCTACGGCGTGTGGGTGGAGAAGAGTCTCTACGGCAGGAAGTACATGGGCACCGAAAGAAGCACGTTTGTGATTGGCAAGGATGGTCTGATCAAGGCGGTGCTGGAAAAGGTGAAGCCAGCCGGTCATGTGGATCAGGTGATGGCGGCGTTGCAGGGGCTGGAGTGA
- a CDS encoding CDP-alcohol phosphatidyltransferase family protein, giving the protein MRTSYILLATLAVKICNSRLPGLRKRSPVTVANQITLARILLIPVFVGFAVYYSDSVKAGHPNESLRYWAMAVFAAAALSDGIDGWVARRFNQRSKLGVILDPLADKLLLMSAIITLSVTAWPAKLPLWFVILYLTREVFSIAGAFVIKHVAGSVQIQPHWTGKSATVGEIAAVSVAMLNLTPLVLPASIVAGVFIFSSGMVYLAVAVRQIQASGHGNPES; this is encoded by the coding sequence ATGCGTACTTCCTACATCCTCCTGGCCACCCTTGCCGTAAAGATTTGCAACTCAAGGTTACCGGGGTTAAGGAAGCGATCCCCTGTGACTGTCGCCAATCAAATCACCCTGGCCCGTATTCTCCTCATCCCCGTGTTCGTGGGGTTTGCGGTGTACTATTCGGACAGTGTGAAAGCGGGGCATCCCAATGAGTCCCTTCGCTATTGGGCCATGGCAGTGTTTGCCGCCGCTGCGCTGAGTGACGGCATCGACGGCTGGGTGGCACGGCGCTTCAACCAGCGGAGCAAGCTGGGAGTCATCCTTGATCCCCTGGCGGACAAGCTCCTGCTCATGTCCGCCATCATCACGCTCAGCGTCACGGCCTGGCCGGCTAAGCTGCCGCTCTGGTTTGTCATTCTCTATCTCACCCGCGAGGTCTTCAGCATCGCGGGAGCATTTGTCATCAAACATGTGGCAGGATCCGTCCAGATCCAGCCTCATTGGACGGGCAAGTCCGCCACCGTCGGCGAAATCGCCGCCGTCAGCGTGGCCATGCTCAATCTCACCCCCCTCGTGCTGCCTGCTTCCATCGTCGCCGGCGTCTTCATCTTCAGTTCCGGCATGGTCTATCTGGCCGTGGCGGTCCGTCAAATTCAAGCATCCGGTCATGGAAATCCAGAATCCTAA
- the der gene encoding ribosome biogenesis GTPase Der: MEIQNPKMVAIVGRPNVGKSALFNRLAGKNIAIVHDRPGVTRDRLVATCRRGVVPFDIMDTGGIGATIEDEFAAQVQAEANLAMEEADLILFVVDGVEGVTPIDLELSRTLRKSPKPIILVVNKADSDKRRAHGAEFAKLGFNHLVDVSAAHGLRIDELMALTITHLGLQAADGSTERVKPAKYPSRNKSRKADAEPSQDESAEGDEGEAAPAKPQKPLRIAIVGKPNAGKSSLVNAILGEQRTIVSEIAGTTRDAIDIPCTVAGKNYTLVDTAGLRRKAKIQDAVESFSAMQATKTIRRADLCLLMVDCAEGISMQDRKIASLIVEYQKPCIILLNKFDLYHPTGKMKDRTEELLENAGREFFFLRHAPMIPVSAKEKQFLDKVFKAIERVHHGAKNPPGTGVLNRMLQKAIASSPAAVGRSGSSFNLLYATFRKEDEPSAIPVPNIVLFANRADKLQESYLRHLESTIREAWPAEGLPFQWTIRGKEKKADLKSKKKKGR, translated from the coding sequence ATGGAAATCCAGAATCCTAAAATGGTCGCCATCGTCGGCCGCCCCAACGTGGGGAAGTCCGCCCTTTTCAACCGCCTCGCTGGCAAAAACATCGCCATCGTGCATGATCGCCCAGGGGTCACCCGTGACCGCTTGGTCGCAACCTGCCGCAGAGGCGTGGTGCCCTTTGACATCATGGATACGGGGGGCATCGGAGCCACCATTGAGGATGAATTCGCCGCCCAGGTGCAGGCGGAGGCAAACCTCGCCATGGAGGAAGCGGATCTCATCCTCTTCGTCGTGGACGGTGTGGAGGGCGTGACCCCCATTGACCTGGAACTCTCCCGCACCCTGCGCAAGAGCCCCAAGCCCATCATCCTGGTGGTCAACAAGGCAGATTCCGACAAGCGCCGCGCCCATGGTGCGGAGTTTGCCAAGCTGGGCTTCAACCATCTTGTGGATGTCAGCGCCGCGCATGGCCTGCGCATCGACGAGCTCATGGCGCTCACGATTACCCATTTGGGCCTCCAGGCAGCCGATGGCAGCACAGAACGGGTCAAACCTGCCAAATATCCCTCCCGGAACAAATCTCGAAAGGCCGACGCAGAACCCTCTCAAGACGAATCAGCCGAAGGTGACGAGGGCGAGGCCGCACCCGCCAAGCCCCAGAAACCCCTTCGTATCGCCATCGTGGGCAAGCCAAATGCCGGCAAGTCCTCCCTGGTTAACGCCATCCTGGGCGAGCAGCGCACCATCGTCAGTGAAATAGCCGGCACAACCCGGGACGCCATCGACATCCCTTGTACGGTGGCGGGCAAGAATTACACCCTGGTGGACACCGCCGGGTTGCGCCGAAAAGCGAAGATCCAGGATGCGGTGGAATCCTTCAGCGCCATGCAGGCCACCAAAACCATCCGCCGGGCGGATCTTTGTCTGCTCATGGTGGATTGCGCAGAAGGCATCAGCATGCAGGATCGCAAGATCGCGAGCCTCATCGTGGAGTATCAAAAGCCCTGCATCATTCTCCTGAACAAATTCGACCTCTACCATCCCACCGGGAAGATGAAGGATCGTACAGAAGAGTTGCTGGAGAACGCAGGACGCGAATTTTTCTTCCTGCGCCACGCTCCCATGATCCCGGTCTCAGCCAAGGAGAAGCAATTCCTCGACAAGGTCTTCAAGGCCATCGAGCGCGTGCACCACGGTGCCAAGAATCCTCCAGGCACCGGCGTGCTCAACCGCATGCTACAGAAAGCCATCGCAAGCTCTCCTGCCGCTGTCGGCCGCTCCGGCAGCTCCTTCAATCTCCTCTACGCCACCTTCAGGAAGGAAGACGAACCCTCCGCCATTCCGGTGCCGAACATCGTCCTCTTCGCCAATCGCGCAGACAAGCTTCAGGAAAGCTACCTGCGCCACCTGGAGAGTACCATCCGCGAGGCCTGGCCCGCGGAAGGCCTCCCTTTCCAGTGGACCATCAGGGGGAAAGAGAAGAAGGCTGACCTGAAGTCGAAGAAGAAGAAGGGACGCTGA
- a CDS encoding HTTM domain-containing protein produces MQNSSARLFDPVETGERARGWRVGLVFLRKIARGLGEAFALDLRSLALFRISLGLLILVDVGIAITNVEAFYSDEGVLPRQVLQERLWESSAQWSLHALQGGVGFEKLLLTAQLLAGVGLVAGWRTRWMNFLCWVLACSLETRNPLVSNGADAVMRLLLFWSLFLPLGGWWSCEASRRKRQGGDAMPVRWVSFPAVCWVMQVGFVYVFSAVMKDRGAWYLEGTALQTALHLDLFALPAGVWLREHAELCRWLTRGTVWLELVGPFLLLLTGRWPALRGVLCLAFILFHLGIGLCMNIGAFPWMMITAWLALLPGSWWDRFGTGTRGNTKGALPTARRTHPAAVVFTFVCLAYVFLWNLRGTDFSRWEKFFPRSVNRAAFALRLDQHWSMFAPFPTREDGWFVLRAGLSDGTEVDLLRSGEVTDWSKPPGLSSTFKDARWQKYLMNLWLQRYHEFRPAYGDWLVRHWNEDHGGLSQVVAWQLYFIHEPTLEGGKTGPLQRVLLAQCEHVPAGGSVSVPSSSSTSGQPSSLSP; encoded by the coding sequence ATGCAGAATTCCTCCGCCCGCCTTTTTGACCCGGTTGAGACCGGCGAACGGGCTCGTGGATGGCGGGTGGGGCTGGTATTCCTCCGGAAGATCGCCAGAGGGTTGGGGGAGGCTTTTGCGCTTGATCTGAGATCGCTGGCTCTTTTCCGCATCAGTCTGGGGCTGCTCATCCTGGTGGATGTGGGGATCGCGATCACCAATGTGGAGGCCTTTTATTCTGATGAGGGTGTGCTGCCCCGGCAGGTATTGCAAGAGCGCCTCTGGGAGAGTTCGGCGCAGTGGTCGCTGCATGCCTTACAGGGCGGTGTGGGCTTTGAGAAGCTGCTCCTGACCGCACAGTTGCTTGCCGGTGTGGGCCTGGTGGCGGGCTGGCGCACCCGATGGATGAATTTTCTCTGCTGGGTGCTGGCGTGTTCCCTGGAGACTCGGAATCCCCTGGTCAGCAATGGGGCCGATGCGGTGATGCGTCTTCTGTTGTTCTGGAGTTTGTTCCTGCCTTTGGGAGGCTGGTGGTCCTGTGAAGCGAGCAGGCGTAAACGGCAGGGAGGGGATGCTATGCCGGTGCGATGGGTCTCCTTCCCGGCGGTGTGCTGGGTGATGCAGGTGGGATTTGTTTATGTGTTCTCGGCGGTGATGAAGGATCGCGGGGCCTGGTACTTGGAAGGTACGGCTCTGCAAACCGCCTTGCATCTGGACTTGTTTGCCCTGCCTGCGGGAGTGTGGCTCCGGGAGCACGCGGAACTGTGCCGATGGCTGACACGGGGCACCGTCTGGCTGGAGCTGGTGGGGCCGTTTCTCCTGCTCCTGACGGGGCGGTGGCCAGCTTTGCGCGGAGTTCTCTGCCTCGCCTTCATCCTGTTCCATCTAGGCATTGGCCTGTGCATGAACATTGGGGCCTTCCCCTGGATGATGATCACGGCCTGGCTGGCGCTTCTGCCTGGTTCCTGGTGGGACCGTTTCGGAACAGGCACGAGGGGCAACACCAAAGGGGCGTTGCCAACAGCCAGACGGACCCATCCCGCTGCGGTGGTCTTCACCTTTGTCTGCCTGGCTTATGTGTTCCTCTGGAATTTGCGAGGTACCGACTTCTCACGCTGGGAGAAGTTCTTTCCGCGATCCGTGAACCGCGCGGCTTTCGCGCTCAGGCTGGATCAGCACTGGAGCATGTTTGCGCCCTTTCCGACCCGGGAGGATGGCTGGTTTGTCCTGCGGGCGGGCCTGTCGGACGGTACCGAGGTGGACCTGTTGCGGAGTGGCGAAGTGACAGACTGGAGCAAGCCACCCGGGCTGAGCTCCACCTTCAAGGATGCCCGCTGGCAGAAGTACCTGATGAATCTGTGGCTCCAGCGTTACCATGAGTTCCGCCCGGCCTACGGCGACTGGCTGGTGCGCCACTGGAATGAGGATCACGGCGGGCTGAGCCAGGTGGTGGCCTGGCAGCTCTATTTCATCCACGAACCGACGCTGGAGGGCGGCAAGACCGGGCCGCTGCAGCGGGTGCTGCTGGCCCAGTGTGAACACGTGCCCGCTGGCGGGTCGGTCAGCGTCCCTTCTTCTTCTTCGACTTCAGGTCAGCCTTCTTCTCTTTCCCCCTGA
- a CDS encoding AraC family transcriptional regulator: MTRFVRSYFHTERDAVRASLYTTVRAGHLTADKTHHIERETLAGHELVYCLRGSGTVRVAGRVHRVKARGLYWVSCWHPHQYQADPIQPWELYWVRIEGPGLDALASLLRIRETPVFPLLDDAATKACFMDAFNILESPSPNAPASMHVAVARLLSLLYENRFKDGGQDTEPVPSTLERPLIRMRQHYADALRLSDLAHLAGMSVSHFIRTFKRTMGTSPIDWLRRERMNQAKHRLIDTDEPIKEIARQCGYRDPYFFSKDFKKLTGLPPTDYRVQERGRAHETS, encoded by the coding sequence ATGACCCGGTTTGTACGCAGTTATTTCCACACGGAGCGGGATGCCGTGCGCGCGTCGCTCTACACCACCGTCCGGGCCGGGCACCTGACAGCCGACAAAACGCACCACATCGAGCGGGAAACCCTGGCGGGACACGAGCTGGTGTACTGTCTGCGGGGTTCGGGCACAGTGCGGGTGGCAGGGCGTGTTCACCGGGTCAAGGCGCGGGGACTTTACTGGGTCTCCTGCTGGCATCCTCACCAGTACCAAGCCGACCCCATCCAACCTTGGGAGCTCTACTGGGTCCGCATCGAAGGGCCCGGACTGGATGCTCTGGCCTCCCTGCTCCGGATTCGGGAAACGCCGGTTTTCCCCTTGCTGGACGATGCCGCCACGAAGGCCTGCTTCATGGATGCTTTCAACATCCTGGAGTCTCCCAGCCCCAATGCCCCCGCCTCCATGCACGTGGCGGTGGCCCGCCTGCTCTCTCTTCTGTACGAAAATCGCTTCAAAGACGGCGGCCAGGACACGGAGCCCGTTCCTAGCACCTTGGAACGCCCGCTCATTCGCATGCGCCAGCACTATGCCGACGCCCTGCGCCTCTCAGACCTCGCCCACCTGGCAGGCATGAGCGTGAGCCACTTCATCCGCACCTTCAAGCGCACCATGGGCACCAGCCCCATCGACTGGCTGAGACGCGAAAGAATGAACCAGGCCAAACACCGTCTCATCGATACTGACGAGCCCATTAAGGAGATTGCCCGGCAGTGCGGCTATCGGGATCCCTACTTCTTCAGCAAGGATTTCAAAAAACTCACCGGGCTCCCCCCTACGGACTACCGGGTACAGGAGCGCGGCCGGGCACACGAGACCTCGTAA
- a CDS encoding hydrolase has product MKLRFLVKDCDQDIPVSRASAGRSGGMRSLQFHKWLRLGLGFVMVGAFLALEGQELERPVTIVAFGDSTTAPRGAVTVYPLLLQEELRQVQVINAGVPGNTTTMARQRFESDVLAKNPEMVIIQFGINDSAVDVWKQPAATVPRVALETYEANLRYFVQSLKARKAAVVLMTPNPLRWTARLKEMYGRAPYLPDEPDGFNVTLNPYAEKVRLIAAEEKVELVDVPPAMAARAAEMKGSLDQLLADGMHPNDEGHRVVGNQLKTALLKMAQERKLSITSAPAWQASGTTAIIHPAARDITFDSPHDTVLGSGLVLLKDRTTMMAVYSTPSSYYSKPGTVWIAARRTLDGGKSWEMEQVVARHPDCQPSHPSVLVSKDGTIHVFYLGFKKWAWHGVNPASDTASDIWTTRSKDQGSTWSVPQRIFTGYSGATNGAVETADGKLVVPFSHYVNNPGRLVSRVAISADGGRSWDLGAPLDMGGAGDHEGALEPAVLPLNDGRIWMLIRTTRKVFWEAYSSDGGLNWTVPGPTTIDASSAPASLTRLRDGRVALVWNQRSKGRRELQLALSSDDGKSWSRPVPLVRGKSVTYPSVIEGPSDGDLWIGYHDVANGWNSPRARQMRANVNVLETVKRE; this is encoded by the coding sequence ATGAAACTGCGTTTTCTGGTCAAGGATTGTGACCAGGACATTCCTGTAAGCCGTGCCAGTGCTGGCCGTAGTGGAGGCATGCGCTCTTTACAGTTTCATAAGTGGCTGCGACTCGGGCTTGGGTTCGTGATGGTGGGGGCTTTTCTCGCTTTGGAGGGGCAGGAACTGGAGAGGCCCGTCACCATTGTGGCCTTTGGCGATTCCACCACCGCGCCGCGTGGTGCGGTCACGGTTTATCCTCTACTTCTGCAGGAGGAACTGCGGCAGGTGCAGGTGATCAATGCGGGCGTGCCTGGTAACACGACCACAATGGCGAGGCAGAGGTTTGAGAGCGATGTGCTGGCAAAGAATCCTGAGATGGTGATCATCCAGTTTGGCATCAATGACTCGGCTGTGGATGTCTGGAAACAACCTGCGGCAACGGTGCCGCGAGTGGCGCTGGAAACGTATGAGGCAAACCTGAGGTACTTCGTGCAGAGCCTCAAGGCCCGAAAGGCTGCGGTGGTATTGATGACGCCAAATCCTCTGCGCTGGACGGCCAGGCTCAAGGAAATGTACGGACGCGCGCCCTACCTGCCGGACGAGCCGGATGGCTTTAATGTCACGCTGAATCCCTACGCTGAGAAGGTGCGGCTCATCGCAGCTGAGGAGAAAGTTGAGCTGGTGGATGTGCCGCCAGCCATGGCCGCACGGGCGGCGGAGATGAAAGGAAGCCTGGACCAGTTGCTCGCGGACGGGATGCACCCCAACGATGAAGGGCATCGCGTGGTGGGCAACCAGCTCAAGACTGCTCTCCTGAAGATGGCGCAGGAAAGAAAGCTGTCAATCACGTCGGCCCCCGCCTGGCAGGCGAGCGGGACCACGGCAATCATCCATCCTGCGGCCAGGGATATCACCTTCGATTCTCCGCATGACACCGTGTTGGGGAGTGGGCTGGTCTTGTTGAAGGATCGAACCACGATGATGGCGGTGTATTCCACCCCCTCCAGTTACTACAGCAAGCCCGGTACAGTGTGGATTGCCGCGCGACGCACGCTTGATGGAGGCAAGTCGTGGGAGATGGAGCAGGTGGTGGCCCGTCATCCGGATTGTCAGCCCTCACATCCTTCCGTATTGGTTTCCAAGGATGGCACCATCCATGTCTTCTATCTCGGATTTAAAAAGTGGGCATGGCATGGAGTCAATCCCGCCTCAGACACTGCCAGCGATATCTGGACGACGCGAAGCAAGGACCAGGGCTCCACCTGGTCGGTGCCGCAGAGAATCTTCACCGGTTACAGCGGAGCCACCAATGGGGCGGTTGAAACGGCGGATGGAAAACTGGTAGTGCCCTTTTCCCACTACGTGAACAATCCGGGGCGATTGGTCAGCCGTGTGGCGATCTCTGCGGATGGCGGGCGGAGCTGGGACCTGGGGGCTCCCCTGGACATGGGTGGGGCAGGGGACCACGAAGGGGCGCTGGAGCCAGCGGTGCTGCCGCTGAACGACGGGCGGATTTGGATGCTGATCCGCACCACCCGCAAAGTCTTCTGGGAGGCGTATTCCTCAGATGGCGGGCTCAACTGGACGGTGCCTGGGCCTACGACAATCGATGCCTCCTCTGCTCCTGCCAGCCTGACCCGATTGAGAGATGGGCGAGTGGCGTTGGTCTGGAATCAGCGGTCCAAGGGGAGAAGGGAGCTACAATTGGCGCTCTCCTCCGACGACGGGAAAAGCTGGTCTCGACCGGTGCCCCTTGTCCGCGGCAAGAGTGTGACTTACCCCTCTGTGATAGAAGGTCCCTCTGACGGGGACTTGTGGATCGGATATCACGATGTGGCCAATGGGTGGAACTCGCCGAGGGCGCGGCAGATGAGAGCAAACGTGAACGTGTTGGAGACGGTGAAGCGGGAGTGA